The Bacteroidota bacterium genome includes the window CTCGACCCGGGCGGCTACCTCCCTGACGTGGCCCCCGGCAACAACGCCCGTCGGCTTGATCTGGAGGTCGAGGCTGGCACGAACGGTCCGTGAAGATGACGCGCGAGCGGGCGCAGTAATTGCGGAGTGCGCGGGACCTCCCTATCTTGGATACCTTGCCATTCCTCGGTAGCTCAATGGTAGAGCATGCGGCTGTTAACCGCAGGGTTGTAGGTTCGAGTCCTACCCGGGGAGCCCTCAGCGGCCTCTGCATTACGCGCAGAGGCCGTTTTTCTTTTGAGGAGGAACGGGTCACAGCCCTCTCGATCCTTCGGTCGCCCTCGATGGGTGCATACGCGCGCTGCTACTGCCCGCCAAGGAGTCTACGAAGGCCAGCACGATCAGGAGGATGCGCAGGTTCGCTGCGCTGCAGGGCCGTACTAGATGCTCCTGCACGGAAGCTAGTCGGTTGAACTAGGGGCAGCGGGCGGCGTGTACGCCGTCTGAAGGTACTGGTCGAGCCAGCCGTAGAACTCGCGGTGCCAGGCCAGGCTGTTCTGCGGCGTGTTGATCCAGTGCCCCTCGTCGGGGAACGTGACCAGCCGACCGTCGAGCCCCTGCATGCGGAGCGCCGTGTAGGCCTGGAGGCTCTGCTCCAGCGGCACCCGGAAGTCGAGGTCGCCGTGCGTGATAAGCATCGGGGCGGTCCAGCGATCCACGAAGAGGTGCGGCGAGAACCGGTCGTAGCTATCTGGACGCGGGTCTGCCCAGAACGGCCCGCCGAGGTCCCAGTTTACGAAGAAGAGCTCCTCGGTCGAGCCGTACATGCTCTCTAGGTGGAACAGGCCCGCGTGGGCGACAAGCGTCTTGAAGCGGCCCTCGTGGTGGCCGGCGAGCCAGAAGGCCGAGTAGCCGCCGAACGAGGCGCCGACCGCGCCCACACGCCCATTGTCCACATACGGCTCGGCAGACACAGCGTCGATGGCCGTCAGGAGGTCGGTCATTGCCTGGCCGCCCCAGTCCTGCGAGATCTGCTCGTTCCAGGCTACGCCGTGGCCTGGCATCCCGCGCCGGTTGGGCGCGACGACGACGTAGCCCTGCGCCGCGAGCGCGTGGAAATTCCAGCGGTACGAGAAGAACTGCGTCAGCGCGCTCTGCGGGCCCCCCTGCATGTAGAGAATCGCTGGGTACTGGAGGTCCGGGTCAAAGCCAGGCGGGCGGATCTCCCAGACGAGCATCGACTGGCCGTCCGTCGTCGGCACGTCGCGGCGGTGGACGGTTGGCACGTCCAGACCCTCGATGCTCTCAATCCCCGCCGCCGTAAGCCGTGTCAGGGCACCCGAGGCCAGGTCGACCCGGTGGAGGTCCGTCGGCTCGATCATCGACTGGCGGCCGACGACTACGACGGGCGCGGCGGCCGTCCCGCTGATGGCCACTGCGGTGATGTTGTGGACGCCCTCGGTGACGGGCGAGCGGGTGCCGTCGGCCACAGCGACGCGGTACAGCTGCGTCGTGCCTTCGGTCGATGTCGTGAAGAGCATCGTCTCGCCGTCGGGTAGCCATGCCGGGTGGTAGGCGTTGCCGTCGAAGCCCTCGGTGAGTTCGCGGCGGTCGCCCGTGGCGAGGTCCATCACGAAGATCCGGTTACGGTCGGACTCGTAGCCGTCGCGCGCCATCGACGACCACGCGATCTGGCTCCCGTCGGGCGAGAACGCGGGCTCGATGTCGTAGCCGGGGTTGAAGTCGGTCAGGTTGGTCGTCTCGCCCGAGCGCACATCGTAGAGAAACACGTCCGCGTTGGTGCTGGTCGCCGCCTGCAGGCCGTCGAACGGACGCGCGGTGTAGGCGATGCGGCGGCCATC containing:
- a CDS encoding S9 family peptidase, encoding MPTLLTPRLWTIVVFLLTVVSMPAAVPVATAQTSSLTERMTPERLWAIDRVGGAMLSPDGTQLAYTVSTPDVSANTMTTAVWTVSTAPGATPSRHADGSGPMWLPSGRLVHVAPDGQRMVAGDGPATITGLPEDAANVEIAPTGDYVSFTRNVRLVPAPTDEYPDLPETTVRIHDDLLVRHWTQWTDGTYSHLFVAPLDPATLTVGEATDAMPGQQIHTPLRPFGGAEQITWHADGRRIAYTARPFDGLQAATSTNADVFLYDVRSGETTNLTDFNPGYDIEPAFSPDGSQIAWSSMARDGYESDRNRIFVMDLATGDRRELTEGFDGNAYHPAWLPDGETMLFTTSTEGTTQLYRVAVADGTRSPVTEGVHNITAVAISGTAAAPVVVVGRQSMIEPTDLHRVDLASGALTRLTAAGIESIEGLDVPTVHRRDVPTTDGQSMLVWEIRPPGFDPDLQYPAILYMQGGPQSALTQFFSYRWNFHALAAQGYVVVAPNRRGMPGHGVAWNEQISQDWGGQAMTDLLTAIDAVSAEPYVDNGRVGAVGASFGGYSAFWLAGHHEGRFKTLVAHAGLFHLESMYGSTEELFFVNWDLGGPFWADPRPDSYDRFSPHLFVDRWTAPMLITHGDLDFRVPLEQSLQAYTALRMQGLDGRLVTFPDEGHWINTPQNSLAWHREFYGWLDQYLQTAYTPPAAPSSTD